In Eupeodes corollae chromosome 3, idEupCoro1.1, whole genome shotgun sequence, a single genomic region encodes these proteins:
- the LOC129952675 gene encoding activity-regulated cytoskeleton associated protein 2-like: MEDEQFQQLIDAINIAVKENYDKTAALSVQNYFQPKKSFANCRSSFEGTCDKKYVEEFLISIELFKSVEQITDEDALHGICFLFRGLAATWWKGIKKEAKTWNEAIELIRNNFAPTKPNYQIYMDIFQTSQGAYTTIDNFVCEKLSFLAQLPKNCHHTLETEIDFIYGLLHVNYKKNIAREDVKTFRDLLEKGRAIEDINNELKDPCTKCHLSGHTMKSCHKIYSDENDSDIFTVYE; this comes from the coding sequence ATGGAGGACGAACAATTTCAACAGTTAATTGACGCCATAAACATTGCagttaaagaaaattatgataAAACAGCTGCATTGTCTGTACAAAACTACTTTCAGCCAAAAAAAAGTTTCGCCAACTGCCGTTCCTCATTCGAAGGCACATGTGACAAGAAATATGTTGAAGAATTCTTAATATCAATCGAACTTTTTAAGTCAGTTGAACAAATCACTGATGAAGACGCATTGCATGGTATTTGTTTCCTATTTCGCGGACTTGCAGCCACTTGGTGGAAAGGTATCAAAAAGGAGGCAAAGACCTGGAATGAAGCTATCGAACTTATTCGGAACAATTTCGCTCCAACCAAACCAAATTACCAAATATATATGGACATTTTTCAGACCAGCCAAGGTGCTTATACTACTATAGACAATTTTGTCTgtgaaaaactttcttttttagcACAATTACCTAAAAACTGTCATCATACCCTAGAAactgaaattgattttatttatggaTTGTTACATGTAAATTATAAGAAGAACATAGCACGTGAAGATGTTAAGACATTTCGAGATCTCCTAGAAAAGGGCCGAGCAATTGAAGATATAAATAATGAATTGAAAGATCCGTGTACTAAATGTCATTTAAGTGGGCATACAATGAAAAGCTGTCACAAAATATATTCGGATGAGAACGATAGTGATATATTTACTGTCTACgaataa